A single region of the Nicotiana sylvestris chromosome 6, ASM39365v2, whole genome shotgun sequence genome encodes:
- the LOC104209944 gene encoding NADH dehydrogenase [ubiquinone] 1 alpha subcomplex subunit 2, with protein MAWRANLSRNLKELRILFSPSSPQSAATRAFIEKNYRDLKTHNPKLPILIREASSIEPQLWARYDLGVERGIRLEGLTEEQISKALEDLAKVGASR; from the exons ATGGCGTGGAGAGCAAATCTGTCTCGGAATCTGAAGGAGCTTCGCATCCTCTTTTCTCCATCCTCCCCTCAAAGTGCTGCCACTAG GGCGTTCATTGAGAAGAACTACAGAGATCTCAAGACTCACAACCCCAAATTACCTATTTTGATTCGTGAGGCCTCTTCCATCGAGCCTCAGCTTTGGGCCAGATATG ACCTAGGAGTTGAAAGGGGCATCAGATTGGAGGGCTTGACGGAGGAGCAGATCTCAAAGGCACTTGAGGACCTTGCAAAAGTAGGGGCTTCTCGTTAA